From the Paludibacterium paludis genome, one window contains:
- a CDS encoding CidA/LrgA family protein, with protein MSLTLLESAIWLIGFQLLGEALARFFGLPVPGAVIGMLLLFIVLVVKKDIPDALRENVPPFLAHMSLLFIPAGAAVLHWKDDLARAGWPLLITLVVSVVATWLVSALVLKAMLGKGGAHGQ; from the coding sequence GTGAGTCTGACATTGCTGGAATCGGCCATCTGGCTGATCGGTTTTCAGCTGCTGGGCGAAGCGCTCGCGCGGTTTTTCGGGTTGCCGGTGCCCGGCGCGGTCATCGGCATGCTGTTGCTGTTCATCGTGCTGGTCGTGAAAAAAGACATCCCCGACGCGCTTCGGGAAAACGTGCCTCCCTTTCTTGCCCACATGTCCTTGCTGTTCATCCCCGCCGGCGCGGCGGTGCTGCACTGGAAAGACGATCTGGCCAGAGCGGGATGGCCTCTGCTCATAACGCTCGTGGTATCGGTCGTCGCCACCTGGCTGGTGTCCGCGCTGGTGCTCAAGGCGATGCTCGGCAAGGGAGGCGCGCATGGACAGTGA
- the purN gene encoding phosphoribosylglycinamide formyltransferase — protein MKNVVILISGRGSNMQAIVEAKLPGVNIAAVIANRPNAAGLAWAAERGIAVAVVDHKAYGSREAFDAALADCIDGYSPDLVVLAGFMRILTPGFTSRYEGRMLNIHPSLLPAFPGLHTHERAIESGCKVAGCTVHFVTAELDHGPIVSQGVVPIEEGDTPDRLATRVLAVEHRLYPAAVGWFAEGRLTLDGLRVSLADPAPAPAALLVPAP, from the coding sequence GTGAAAAATGTCGTCATTCTGATCTCCGGCCGCGGCTCCAACATGCAGGCCATCGTCGAAGCAAAACTGCCCGGCGTGAACATCGCCGCCGTCATCGCCAACCGTCCGAATGCAGCGGGATTGGCCTGGGCGGCGGAGCGGGGCATCGCCGTCGCGGTCGTCGACCACAAGGCCTATGGCAGCCGCGAAGCGTTCGACGCCGCCCTGGCGGACTGTATCGATGGCTATTCACCCGACCTGGTGGTGCTGGCCGGCTTCATGCGGATCCTCACGCCAGGCTTCACGTCGCGCTACGAGGGCCGGATGCTCAACATCCACCCGTCGCTGTTGCCGGCCTTTCCCGGACTGCACACTCATGAACGCGCCATCGAATCGGGATGCAAGGTGGCGGGCTGCACGGTGCATTTCGTCACCGCGGAACTCGATCATGGCCCCATCGTAAGCCAGGGCGTGGTGCCCATCGAGGAAGGCGATACCCCGGACCGGCTGGCGACCCGGGTTCTCGCCGTGGAACACCGGCTTTATCCGGCCGCCGTCGGTTGGTTCGCCGAGGGCCGCCTGACGCTGGACGGCCTGCGGGTAAGCCTCGCCGACCCGGCTCCGGCCCCCGCGGCCTTGCTGGTGCCGGCGCCCTGA
- a CDS encoding Nudix family hydrolase: MTEKTLIDVVAGVLIAPDGRFMLASRPEGKPWAGWWEFPGGKVESGEAPLDALARELDEELGIRVLQAEPWLTRVHHYDHASVRLRFFRVRAWEGEVRAREGQGFAWQRSGEVSVEPVLPANGPLLDALSLPEICRVTCAGTVGAGTVLDGLDRLPDPGLVVVREPGMPDAERAQFATQVLGRVAARGGRAVLNGTPEEAARLGMSGVHLTAARLLALDARPDLPLVGASVHNRAELDAAARLELDYVLLGHVLPTASHPDQPPLGWDGLARLLAEGWPMPVFGLGGLSADDLTAARGCGAHGVALMRNAFTQ, encoded by the coding sequence ATGACTGAAAAAACACTGATCGACGTGGTCGCGGGCGTGCTGATCGCGCCCGACGGCCGTTTCATGCTCGCCAGCCGTCCGGAGGGAAAGCCCTGGGCGGGCTGGTGGGAGTTCCCCGGCGGCAAGGTGGAGAGCGGCGAAGCGCCGCTGGACGCGCTGGCGCGCGAACTGGACGAAGAACTCGGCATCCGGGTTCTCCAAGCCGAACCGTGGCTCACCCGCGTTCACCATTATGATCATGCGTCGGTGCGGCTGCGGTTTTTCCGGGTGCGCGCCTGGGAGGGGGAGGTTCGTGCCCGTGAAGGGCAGGGGTTCGCCTGGCAGCGCTCCGGGGAGGTTTCGGTCGAACCGGTGCTGCCGGCCAACGGTCCTTTGCTCGACGCCTTGTCGCTGCCGGAGATCTGCCGTGTGACCTGCGCCGGTACCGTCGGCGCAGGGACCGTGCTGGATGGGCTCGATCGCTTGCCGGATCCGGGGCTGGTGGTGGTGCGCGAACCAGGCATGCCCGATGCGGAGCGCGCGCAATTTGCCACTCAGGTGCTCGGGCGGGTCGCGGCCAGGGGCGGTCGGGCGGTGCTCAACGGAACCCCCGAAGAGGCCGCGCGCCTCGGCATGAGCGGCGTGCATCTGACCGCCGCCCGGCTGCTGGCGCTGGACGCCCGTCCCGATCTGCCCCTGGTGGGGGCATCGGTGCATAACCGGGCCGAACTGGACGCGGCCGCGCGCCTGGAACTCGATTACGTACTCCTGGGCCATGTGCTGCCGACCGCCAGCCACCCCGATCAGCCCCCGCTGGGGTGGGACGGGCTTGCCCGGTTGCTGGCGGAAGGCTGGCCGATGCCGGTGTTCGGGCTTGGCGGCCTGAGCGCCGACGACTTGACGGCCGCGCGCGGGTGTGGCGCGCACGGCGTCGCCCTGATGAGAAACGCCTTTACCCAATGA
- the purM gene encoding phosphoribosylformylglycinamidine cyclo-ligase, translated as MNSTSLSYRDAGVDIDAGDALVENIKPYAKRTMRPEVLGGIGGFGALVEISKKYREPVLVSGTDGVGTKLKLAFEWNRHDTVGIDLVAMSVNDILVQGAEPLFFLDYFACGKLNVPQATDVIRGIAAGCEQAGCALIGGETAEMPGMYPEGEYDLAGFAVGVAEKSRVITGLDIAPGDVVLGLKSNGAHSNGYSLVRRIIELKKPDLDAPFDGATTLRQAIIAPTRIYVKPLLRLMETLTVKGMAHITGGGITENLPRVLPERVAADIDASAWPTPPLFDWLRTAGNVDAQEMYRTFNCGIGMIVIVAAEDAQAALALLEAEGETAWRIGRIREREGNEHQTRVA; from the coding sequence TTGAACAGCACGTCCCTCAGTTACCGCGATGCCGGCGTCGATATCGACGCGGGCGATGCGCTCGTCGAAAACATCAAGCCTTACGCCAAGCGGACCATGCGTCCGGAGGTGCTGGGCGGCATCGGCGGATTTGGCGCACTGGTGGAGATCTCGAAAAAATACCGCGAACCGGTTCTGGTCTCCGGCACCGACGGCGTGGGCACGAAACTCAAACTCGCCTTCGAATGGAACCGCCACGACACCGTGGGCATCGATCTCGTGGCGATGAGCGTCAACGACATACTGGTTCAGGGCGCCGAACCGCTGTTCTTCCTCGACTACTTCGCCTGCGGCAAGCTGAACGTTCCCCAGGCCACCGACGTGATCCGCGGCATCGCCGCGGGATGCGAGCAGGCAGGTTGCGCGCTGATCGGCGGCGAAACCGCCGAAATGCCGGGCATGTACCCGGAAGGCGAATACGACCTCGCGGGCTTTGCGGTCGGCGTCGCGGAGAAGTCCAGGGTAATCACCGGGCTCGATATCGCCCCCGGCGACGTCGTGCTGGGCCTCAAATCCAATGGCGCGCACTCCAACGGTTACTCGCTGGTCCGCCGCATTATCGAGCTGAAAAAACCCGACCTCGACGCACCCTTCGATGGCGCGACGACCCTGCGTCAGGCTATCATTGCGCCTACGCGCATTTACGTGAAACCGCTGCTCAGACTGATGGAAACCCTGACGGTCAAGGGTATGGCCCACATCACCGGCGGCGGCATCACCGAAAACCTCCCCCGCGTGCTGCCCGAGCGGGTCGCCGCCGACATCGACGCCTCGGCCTGGCCGACGCCGCCGCTGTTCGACTGGCTCAGAACCGCCGGCAATGTCGACGCGCAGGAGATGTACCGCACGTTCAACTGCGGTATCGGCATGATCGTGATCGTCGCCGCGGAGGATGCGCAAGCCGCTCTCGCTCTTCTGGAGGCCGAAGGCGAAACGGCATGGCGCATCGGACGGATCCGCGAACGGGAAGGCAACGAACACCAGACGCGCGTCGCCTGA
- a CDS encoding LrgB family protein, whose protein sequence is MDSDAVVDALRHSPLLGVFLTLLAYRIAIAVNRRFHGHPLSNTVLVGALLVIAAMLAFDIGWEDYRHGAGMLQMLLGPATVALAVPLYNAFAKLKRAALALSVTLVAGGLTGIVSGALLAQYFGLPKTLVLSLMPRSVTTPIAMGIAERIGGIPDLSTAFVIVTGVLGAVAVKPLMRLAGTRDDRVAGFATGIAAHGIGTARVVLMSETAGAFAGLAMGLNGLFTAIVIPFLLGWIGRG, encoded by the coding sequence ATGGACAGTGACGCGGTAGTCGACGCGCTGCGGCATTCGCCGCTCCTGGGCGTGTTCCTGACCTTGCTCGCCTACCGGATCGCCATCGCGGTGAACCGGCGGTTTCATGGGCATCCCTTGAGCAATACCGTGCTGGTGGGGGCCTTGCTGGTGATCGCCGCGATGCTGGCATTCGATATCGGCTGGGAGGATTACCGGCATGGCGCGGGCATGTTGCAGATGCTGCTCGGACCGGCCACGGTCGCCCTCGCGGTTCCGTTGTACAATGCCTTCGCCAAGCTCAAGCGCGCGGCGCTGGCCCTGAGCGTGACACTGGTCGCGGGCGGCCTGACGGGAATCGTGTCCGGCGCCTTGCTGGCGCAATACTTCGGATTGCCGAAAACCCTGGTGCTCTCCCTGATGCCGCGCTCGGTCACCACGCCGATCGCCATGGGCATCGCCGAGCGGATCGGCGGCATTCCCGATTTGAGCACGGCTTTTGTCATCGTGACGGGCGTGCTCGGCGCCGTGGCGGTCAAGCCGCTGATGCGGCTTGCCGGCACGCGGGACGACCGGGTGGCGGGCTTCGCCACTGGCATCGCCGCCCACGGCATCGGAACCGCGCGCGTGGTGCTGATGTCCGAGACCGCGGGGGCGTTCGCCGGCCTCGCCATGGGATTGAACGGGCTTTTCACCGCGATCGTGATCCCGTTCCTGCTGGGCTGGATCGGGCGCGGATAG
- a CDS encoding ATP-binding protein: MDPRLQAFLERAESLMARLEAMLPPVPAAIDWAATAFVWRRGTLEAIDQPHVVDAERLCAVEAQRRQLFDNTRQFLKGKPANHVLLSGARGTGKSSLVKSLLPAFADKGLRLIELDKSDLGALPDIAARVADRPERFIVFCDDLAFDEEDDAFKALKVILDGGLRRRAANLLVCATSNRRHLLPEYHADNKVRLEGGELHPSEAVESKVSLSDRFGLWLSFYPFDQDAYLAAAASWLDAFGLDFDDSARRAALLWSQTRGGRSGRVAWQFACDWAGKTPKQRKASLHFHD; encoded by the coding sequence ATGGATCCGCGTCTTCAGGCCTTTCTCGAGCGCGCCGAGTCCCTGATGGCGCGCCTGGAGGCCATGCTGCCGCCCGTTCCGGCCGCCATCGACTGGGCGGCGACGGCTTTCGTCTGGCGGCGTGGCACGCTCGAAGCGATCGATCAGCCGCATGTCGTCGATGCCGAGCGTCTGTGCGCCGTCGAGGCGCAGCGGCGCCAGCTGTTCGACAACACCCGGCAATTTCTCAAGGGAAAGCCCGCCAATCACGTACTGCTCAGCGGCGCGCGCGGCACGGGCAAGTCGTCGCTCGTCAAGTCCCTGCTGCCGGCTTTCGCGGACAAGGGGCTGCGCCTGATCGAACTGGACAAGTCGGACCTTGGGGCATTGCCGGATATTGCCGCGAGGGTGGCGGACCGTCCCGAACGCTTTATCGTGTTTTGTGACGATCTGGCCTTCGACGAGGAGGACGACGCGTTCAAGGCGCTCAAGGTGATCCTCGATGGCGGGCTGCGCCGGCGGGCCGCCAATCTTCTCGTTTGCGCGACGTCGAACCGTCGTCATCTGCTGCCCGAATACCATGCGGACAACAAAGTGCGCCTGGAGGGGGGCGAGCTGCATCCGTCCGAGGCGGTGGAAAGCAAGGTCTCGCTGTCGGACCGTTTCGGGTTGTGGCTGTCTTTCTATCCCTTTGACCAGGACGCGTATCTTGCCGCCGCCGCCAGCTGGCTCGATGCGTTCGGACTGGATTTCGACGATTCGGCGAGACGGGCCGCGCTGTTGTGGTCCCAGACTCGCGGGGGCCGCTCCGGCCGGGTCGCCTGGCAGTTCGCCTGCGACTGGGCGGGAAAAACCCCGAAGCAACGCAAGGCATCGCTTCATTTCCATGACTGA
- a CDS encoding HAD family hydrolase has protein sequence MNLALFDLDHTLINGDSDVEWTRFMISRGLLDGDHHNRTNDAFYQDYLDGTLDIQAYLAFQVAPLARYDRATLDRLHREFMAERIFPVIPRKARERIAEHKAAGDLLMIITATNRFVTAPIARELGVDNLIAIELEEDGEGKFTGRPSGVPSYREGKVTRLMAWLAERGETLDSYGKSYFYSDSRNDIPLLSKVTDPVAVNPDDTLRAHALAHGWPVISLRD, from the coding sequence ATGAACCTAGCCCTGTTCGATCTTGACCATACCCTGATCAACGGCGATTCCGATGTCGAGTGGACGCGTTTCATGATCTCGCGCGGCCTGCTGGACGGCGATCACCACAATCGGACGAACGACGCCTTCTACCAGGACTACCTGGACGGCACACTGGATATCCAGGCCTACCTGGCGTTCCAGGTGGCGCCGCTCGCCCGCTATGACCGCGCCACGCTCGACCGCCTGCACAGGGAGTTCATGGCCGAGCGGATTTTTCCGGTGATTCCGCGCAAGGCCCGCGAGCGTATCGCCGAGCACAAGGCCGCGGGCGACCTGCTGATGATCATCACCGCCACCAACCGATTTGTGACGGCGCCGATCGCGCGCGAGCTGGGCGTCGACAATCTGATCGCCATCGAGCTTGAAGAGGACGGCGAGGGCAAGTTCACCGGACGGCCGAGCGGGGTGCCCAGCTACCGGGAAGGCAAGGTCACGCGGCTGATGGCGTGGCTCGCCGAGCGTGGGGAGACTCTGGACTCCTACGGCAAATCGTACTTTTACAGCGATTCCCGCAACGATATTCCCCTGTTGTCGAAGGTGACCGATCCCGTCGCGGTGAATCCGGACGACACGCTGCGCGCCCATGCCCTGGCGCACGGCTGGCCGGTCATTTCCCTGAGGGACTGA
- the ubiA gene encoding 4-hydroxybenzoate octaprenyltransferase: MNALIKDRFTVYCQLMRIDKPIGTLLLLWPTLWALWIAADGLPPLSILAIFVAGTFLMRSAGCVINDYADREFDGLVERTSQRPFARKAVSTREALTLTVVLCLASLLLILPLNLLTLELSVGAAFLAVSYPFTKRFFPLPQAYLGIAFSFGIPMAFAAVRDTVPPVGWLMMLATWAWIFAYDTAYAMADKPDDLRIGIHTSAVTLGHHDVAGIMVCQAVFLALLAVVGRIAGLGLVWYAAIAVSAILIGRQYLQLRTRDRGLCFKVFLDNNQVGAALFAGLALHYLIAS, translated from the coding sequence ATGAACGCATTGATCAAGGACCGCTTTACCGTTTACTGCCAGCTGATGCGCATCGACAAGCCCATCGGCACGCTGCTGCTGTTGTGGCCGACCCTGTGGGCGCTGTGGATCGCGGCGGACGGACTCCCTCCCTTGTCCATTCTGGCGATCTTCGTGGCCGGCACCTTCCTGATGCGTTCGGCCGGCTGCGTCATCAACGATTATGCCGACCGCGAGTTCGATGGCCTTGTCGAACGCACCAGCCAGCGCCCCTTCGCCCGCAAGGCCGTCAGCACGCGCGAAGCGCTGACGCTGACGGTCGTGCTGTGCCTCGCCTCCTTGCTGCTCATTCTGCCGCTCAATCTGTTGACGCTGGAACTGAGCGTCGGCGCGGCCTTCCTCGCGGTCAGCTATCCGTTCACCAAACGCTTCTTTCCCCTGCCTCAGGCCTACCTCGGCATCGCCTTCTCGTTCGGTATCCCGATGGCTTTCGCAGCTGTCCGCGATACCGTGCCGCCCGTCGGCTGGCTAATGATGCTCGCCACCTGGGCGTGGATCTTCGCATACGACACGGCCTACGCCATGGCCGACAAGCCCGATGACCTGCGCATCGGCATCCATACCTCGGCCGTCACGCTGGGCCATCACGATGTGGCGGGCATCATGGTTTGCCAGGCCGTGTTCCTCGCGCTCTTGGCCGTCGTCGGCCGGATCGCCGGACTTGGCCTCGTCTGGTACGCGGCCATCGCCGTCAGCGCCATCCTGATCGGGCGCCAGTATCTGCAACTGCGCACCCGCGACCGGGGGCTGTGCTTCAAGGTGTTCCTCGACAACAACCAGGTCGGCGCCGCGCTGTTCGCCGGACTCGCCCTGCACTACCTCATCGCGTCCTGA
- the ntrC gene encoding nitrogen regulation protein NR(I), which translates to MTSPVWIIDDDKAIRWVLEKTLSRSGIGYTSFASADDALNALQDTVPKVIISDIRMPGTDGLKFLSRVKAEHPQLPVIIMTAHSDLDSAVAAFQGGAFEYLPKPFDVDQAVVLIERALAESGPAMPENDDDAGIPSLLGQAPAMQDVFRAIGRLSQSHVTVLITGESGTGKERVAEALHRHSVRANRPFIALNTAAIPKDLLESELFGHEKGAFTGALSTRRGRFEEAEGGTLFLDEIGDMPTELQTRLLRVLSDGHFYRVGGHTPIRANVRVIAATHQHLEERVRDGLFREDLFHRLNVIRLRLPALRERREDIPLLTRHFLAKSAASLGIDPKRLSEAAMERLTLYPFPGNVRQLENLCHWMTVMAPGQTVELTDLPPEVREGQTDLLSPDAPPAWTEDLAAEVARRLKAGETGIIDDLTRRFEETCIRAGLAHTGGRKVEAAQLLGWGRNTLTRKIQELRLETDAKED; encoded by the coding sequence ATGACTTCTCCGGTATGGATCATCGACGACGACAAGGCCATCCGCTGGGTGCTGGAAAAAACCCTGTCGCGCAGCGGCATCGGCTACACCAGTTTCGCCAGCGCGGACGACGCGCTCAACGCGCTGCAGGATACGGTGCCGAAAGTCATCATCAGCGACATCCGCATGCCGGGCACCGACGGCCTGAAATTCCTCTCCCGCGTCAAGGCCGAGCATCCGCAATTGCCGGTCATCATCATGACCGCGCATTCGGATCTGGATTCGGCCGTCGCGGCCTTTCAGGGGGGCGCGTTCGAATATCTGCCCAAACCGTTCGACGTGGATCAGGCCGTCGTACTCATCGAACGGGCGCTGGCGGAGAGCGGTCCGGCCATGCCGGAGAACGATGACGATGCCGGGATCCCGTCCCTGCTTGGGCAGGCGCCGGCCATGCAGGACGTGTTCCGCGCTATCGGACGCCTGTCGCAATCGCATGTGACCGTCCTCATCACCGGAGAGTCCGGTACCGGCAAGGAGCGCGTGGCCGAAGCGCTGCACCGTCACTCCGTGCGGGCCAACCGGCCGTTCATCGCGCTCAACACCGCCGCTATCCCCAAGGACCTGCTGGAATCCGAACTGTTCGGGCACGAAAAAGGCGCCTTCACCGGCGCCCTCTCGACTCGACGCGGCCGCTTCGAAGAGGCGGAGGGCGGCACATTGTTCCTCGACGAAATCGGCGACATGCCCACCGAACTGCAGACCCGCCTGCTGCGCGTGCTGTCGGACGGCCATTTCTACCGGGTCGGCGGTCACACGCCGATCAGGGCCAATGTGCGCGTCATCGCGGCGACGCACCAGCACCTGGAAGAGCGGGTGCGCGACGGGCTGTTCAGAGAAGACTTGTTCCACCGCCTGAATGTGATCCGGCTGCGCCTGCCGGCGCTGCGCGAACGGCGCGAGGACATCCCGCTGCTGACCCGGCATTTTCTGGCGAAAAGCGCCGCGAGCCTCGGCATCGACCCCAAGCGGCTGAGCGAGGCGGCCATGGAGCGGCTGACGCTCTATCCGTTTCCCGGCAACGTCCGGCAACTGGAAAACCTCTGCCACTGGATGACGGTGATGGCGCCGGGGCAGACGGTGGAACTCACCGACCTTCCGCCGGAAGTGCGGGAAGGCCAGACCGACCTTCTGTCACCGGATGCGCCGCCGGCCTGGACGGAGGATCTCGCCGCCGAAGTCGCGCGCCGCCTCAAGGCCGGCGAGACCGGCATCATCGACGACCTGACCCGGCGCTTCGAGGAAACCTGCATCCGCGCGGGTCTCGCGCACACCGGTGGGCGCAAAGTGGAAGCGGCGCAGTTGCTCGGCTGGGGCCGCAACACGCTGACGCGCAAGATCCAGGAACTGCGGCTGGAGACGGATGCGAAGGAAGACTGA
- the hda gene encoding DnaA regulatory inactivator Hda, whose amino-acid sequence MDQLVLDLAPTPLPAFDNFVAERNREIITALTHHTDERFIYLWGEPGSGKTHLLQAWIAHAETLGRASIYLDGQYGPLPDFAREASFIAVDHVDDLAPDDQIALFSIYNSLKESGEGRLLMAGRQPPMALAVRDDLRTRLGWGLVFEVKALSDDDKLAALNAHAAERQLAIPEDVFRYLLTHWRRDLTSLIEMLDILDRYSLALRRPITVPLVKNVLQTTRADS is encoded by the coding sequence TTGGACCAGCTCGTACTCGACCTTGCCCCGACGCCGTTGCCTGCGTTCGACAACTTTGTCGCCGAACGCAACCGGGAAATCATCACGGCCCTGACCCATCATACCGATGAGCGCTTCATCTATCTGTGGGGAGAGCCCGGCAGCGGCAAAACCCATTTGTTGCAGGCCTGGATCGCGCACGCCGAAACGCTGGGCCGCGCGTCCATCTATCTGGACGGCCAGTACGGCCCGCTGCCCGATTTCGCCCGCGAAGCGAGCTTTATCGCGGTGGACCATGTCGACGACCTCGCGCCGGATGATCAGATCGCCCTGTTTTCCATTTACAACTCGCTCAAGGAATCCGGCGAAGGGCGCCTTCTGATGGCCGGACGCCAGCCGCCGATGGCGCTCGCTGTGCGCGACGATTTGCGCACCCGTCTGGGATGGGGGCTGGTGTTCGAAGTGAAGGCGCTGTCCGACGACGACAAGCTCGCCGCGCTCAATGCCCACGCCGCCGAGCGGCAACTGGCGATTCCCGAGGACGTGTTCCGCTATCTGCTGACGCATTGGCGGCGGGATTTGACCAGTCTGATCGAGATGCTCGACATTCTCGACCGCTATTCGCTGGCGCTCAGGCGGCCGATCACCGTGCCGCTTGTCAAAAACGTTTTGCAAACCACCCGAGCCGACTCATGA
- a CDS encoding SixA phosphatase family protein: MDLILWRHAEAEDGSDDMARALTRRGQQQASKMASWLRVRLPRDYVLLASEAKRSCQTAAFLSKSFHVMPSLNPDASVDEVLNAIEWPASGKTVVVVGHQPWIGFLASRLMSGQTDLWSVKKGAIWWLSHRVRHDIEQVRLKAMLTPSMLD, encoded by the coding sequence ATGGATCTGATCTTGTGGCGTCATGCCGAAGCGGAGGACGGATCGGACGACATGGCCAGGGCGCTGACCCGGCGCGGCCAGCAGCAGGCCAGCAAAATGGCCTCCTGGCTGAGGGTGCGCCTGCCGCGCGATTATGTGCTGCTGGCCTCCGAGGCGAAGCGCTCCTGTCAGACCGCGGCGTTCCTCAGCAAGAGTTTTCATGTCATGCCGAGCCTGAATCCCGATGCCTCGGTCGATGAAGTGCTCAACGCCATCGAGTGGCCGGCGTCGGGCAAGACGGTGGTCGTGGTCGGCCACCAGCCATGGATCGGTTTTCTGGCATCGCGGCTGATGTCCGGACAGACCGATCTGTGGAGTGTGAAAAAGGGCGCTATTTGGTGGCTGTCCCACCGCGTGCGCCATGACATCGAACAGGTGCGCCTCAAGGCGATGCTGACCCCGTCGATGCTCGATTGA
- a CDS encoding DUF3108 domain-containing protein produces MRLLSSRRRIAAALLLSLLIHLAVGIGDAWLHLTPAPMPDTPLRPMTARLASLSLDETDRRSDTTANAPGMASLPPGGKDKTAREPEKKQRAKEKKRPASAPMNTAHAPGHDSAAPAAIARAETSAPSSDASAPEAVELDALPARFPDSARLTYDAYNGAFMAGVAQVDWQRTGRHYRLESRITIAFVGIVIRYLSEGDITRQGLKPRSFTAWRNDVPKEKADFDWTGGQLTYGEGEPQRAPLRPGAQDVFSVMYQLALKGAGPDGQSIQVTTGKKVRDRPVAPSGEADLETRDGPIRAIVIRSQDADSLTEFWLAPDYANQPVRVRRVDKNLNLDLRISRIELNGETVWKQSPPIQRKISK; encoded by the coding sequence ATGCGCCTTTTGTCATCGCGCCGCCGTATCGCGGCCGCCCTGCTCCTGTCGCTGCTCATTCATCTGGCGGTTGGCATCGGCGACGCCTGGCTCCATCTGACTCCCGCGCCCATGCCGGACACGCCGCTGCGGCCCATGACGGCGCGGCTGGCGAGCCTGTCGCTTGACGAAACAGACAGGCGCAGCGACACGACGGCGAATGCGCCGGGCATGGCCAGTTTACCGCCCGGAGGGAAGGACAAAACCGCGCGCGAGCCGGAAAAAAAACAGCGCGCGAAAGAAAAAAAACGCCCGGCATCCGCGCCCATGAACACCGCTCATGCCCCCGGGCACGACAGCGCTGCCCCCGCCGCCATCGCCCGCGCCGAGACCAGCGCACCGTCTTCCGACGCCAGCGCGCCCGAGGCGGTGGAACTGGACGCGCTGCCCGCCAGATTTCCGGATAGCGCGCGCCTGACCTACGATGCGTACAATGGCGCGTTCATGGCGGGCGTCGCCCAGGTCGACTGGCAACGCACGGGACGGCATTACCGGCTGGAGAGCCGCATCACCATCGCCTTTGTCGGCATCGTGATCCGCTACCTGTCCGAAGGCGACATCACGCGTCAGGGACTCAAGCCGCGCAGTTTCACCGCCTGGCGCAACGATGTGCCGAAGGAAAAAGCCGATTTCGACTGGACCGGCGGTCAATTGACCTATGGTGAAGGAGAGCCACAGCGCGCTCCGCTGCGGCCAGGGGCACAGGACGTGTTCAGCGTAATGTACCAGTTGGCGCTCAAGGGCGCCGGACCGGACGGACAATCGATTCAGGTCACCACCGGCAAGAAGGTCCGTGACCGGCCAGTCGCCCCCAGCGGCGAGGCTGACCTGGAAACCCGGGATGGCCCGATCCGCGCGATCGTGATCCGATCCCAGGATGCGGACAGCCTGACCGAGTTCTGGCTGGCGCCCGACTATGCCAATCAGCCGGTCAGGGTGCGAAGAGTCGACAAGAATTTGAATCTGGACTTGCGCATCAGCCGCATCGAGCTTAACGGCGAGACGGTCTGGAAGCAGTCCCCACCCATACAACGGAAAATCAGTAAATGA
- a CDS encoding chorismate--pyruvate lyase family protein, protein MVTESLWRPDPLPVPPRLSGFLTETGSLTARLLATGEPFAVNLLPRENDLALPDELELFGLSTPTALNVRHVALTLAGVPVVVARSLSRPACPVWSPILDRGRRSLGLTLFSGDMPVVREPLRYRRLEEDHWLFGLARRHDEASAGHYPARRSRFLLDGEILTVCEVFLPALERFAR, encoded by the coding sequence ATGGTTACTGAAAGTCTGTGGCGCCCGGACCCCCTTCCCGTGCCGCCCCGCCTGTCCGGTTTTCTCACGGAAACGGGCTCGCTGACCGCCCGACTGTTGGCAACCGGCGAACCGTTCGCCGTGAACCTGCTGCCCCGGGAAAACGACCTGGCGCTACCCGATGAACTCGAGCTGTTCGGACTGTCGACGCCCACCGCGCTGAATGTCCGTCACGTGGCCCTGACCCTCGCCGGCGTTCCGGTCGTGGTCGCGCGCAGCCTGTCGCGGCCGGCCTGCCCGGTCTGGTCGCCGATCCTCGATCGCGGACGCCGCTCGCTGGGGCTGACGCTGTTCTCCGGGGATATGCCCGTCGTGCGCGAACCCTTGCGCTACCGGCGCCTCGAAGAGGATCATTGGCTGTTCGGACTGGCCAGGCGCCACGACGAAGCCTCCGCGGGGCATTATCCGGCCCGGCGCTCCCGTTTTCTGCTCGACGGCGAAATCCTCACCGTCTGCGAAGTGTTTCTCCCGGCTCTGGAGAGGTTTGCCCGATGA